In Carassius auratus strain Wakin chromosome 46, ASM336829v1, whole genome shotgun sequence, the following proteins share a genomic window:
- the LOC113064484 gene encoding lysosome membrane protein 2-like yields MRKESCCMFTSGVIGAVLLIMGTGLFVSGLFQTLIHNKLKGEITLTEGSKIFGTWKNPPPPVYMEFFIFNLTNPEEFLEGKAKPHVTTMGPYTYREFRPKHNVSFVHNGTKVAAYTAKIFVFEPEKSVGDPYVDLVTTVNIPAVAVINRLKGARFWVSGPISMFMGSIGTKMSMTHTVQELLWGFKDPLLTRLKTIKPETDEYFGLMLHKNGSDDGEFVYHTGEQNYLDFGRIYTWKGEKMVSFWKTNQSNMINGTDGSSFHPFLTKEERLNVFTPDLCRSIHMRFEKEVELKGIPAYRFTPPRDTLASGKNNPENEGFCVTPNKCLDDGVLDVSVCRNGAPVVVSFPHFHLGDEKYAQAIDGISPVHEHHQTFLDLNPTMGVPVRAMKRAQFNIQLERVSGFPLTRNLNNTIFPILFLNESVVIDDASAARIQKLLLIVTLVSHFPLILVSLGVILVLVSIILAIRFYENKPSAKKDTSYAPVAAKVNDQDEKNGTYIGMMPVDKS; encoded by the exons ATGAGGAAGGAATCCTGCTGCATGTTCACGTCTGGAGTCATCGGCGCTGTTCTCCTGATCATGGGAACCGGACTCTTTGTGTCCGGACTCTTCCAGACCTTGATCCACAACAAGCTGAAGGGG gagATCACGCTGACGGAAGGCAGTAAAATTTTCGGCACGTGGAAGAATCCCCCGCCTCCGGTCTACATGGAGTTCTTCATCTTCAACCTCACCAACCCTGAGGAGTTTCTGGAAGGAAAAGCCAAACCTCATGTTACTACAATGGGGCCGTACACCTACAG AGAGTTCAGGCCCAAACACAACGTGTCGTTTGTTCACAACGGGACGAAGGTTGCTGCTTACACAGCCAAGATTTTCGTCTTCGAGCCTGAGAAATCAGTTGGAGACCCTTACGTGGATCTGGTGACGACGGTGAACATCCCAGcggtg gccgtgattaatcgtttgaaaggTGCAAGATTCTGGGTCTCCGGGCCAATCTCCATGTTCATGGGCTCCATCGGCACCAAAATGTCCATGACACACACGGTGCAGGAGCTGCTCTGGGGCTTCAAAGACCCCTTACTCACCCGACTGAAAACCATAAAACCAGAAACAGACGAATACTTCGGTCTCATGCTGCAT AAAAACGGCAGCGATGACGGTGAGTTTGTGTATCACACCGGAGAGCAGAACTACCTGGACTTCGGCCGCATTTACACCTGGAAGGGAGAAAA GATGGTGTCCTTCTGGAAAACCAACCAGAGTAACATGATCAACGGCACCGACGGCAGCTCCTTCCACCCGTTCCTGACCAAAGAAGAGCGGCTCAACGTCTTCACCCCTGACCTCTGcag GTCCATCCACATGCGCTTTGAGAAGGAGGTGGAGCTGAAGGGCATCCCAGCATACCGCTTCACGCCGCCCCGGGACACGCTGGCCAGCGGCAAGAACAACCCAGAAAATGAGGGATTCTGTGTGACACCAAATAAATGCCTCGATGATGGTGTGCTGGATGTGTCTGTGTGTCGGAATG GTGCTCCTGTCGTCGTGTCTTTCCCTCACTTTCATCTGGGCGATGAGAAGTATGCCCAAGCTATCGATGGCATTTCTCCGGTGCATGAGCATCATCAGACCTTTCTGGATCTGAACCCT ACTATGGGAGTGCCTGTTCGTGCCATGAAACGAGCCCAGTTCAACATTCAACTCGAGAGAGTTAGTGGCTTTCC GTTGACCAGGAATCTCAATAACACCATCTTTCCCATCTTGTTTCTGAATGAG TCTGTGGTGATTGACGACGCTTCAGCAGCGAGGATTCAGAAGCTGCTGCTGATCGTGACTCTGGTGTCTCATTTCCCGCTCATCCTCGTGTCTCTGGGAGTCATTCTGGTGCTTGTCTCCATCATCCTCGCCATTCGCTTCTATGAGAACAAG